Genomic DNA from Streptomyces sp. PCS3-D2:
GCCGCGATCAAGATCCCCGCCGGCATCGACACCGGGCTGGTGCTGCTGGAGGGCGCCGAGCTCTTCGAGCGGGCCGCGGCGCGGATCCCCAAGCGCGACGGCCGCGACGCCGTCCTGGCCGCGGCCGGGATCATGCGGGACGAGGACCTCCCGGCAGCCGAGCGGTACGAGGCCGCGCTGGCCCCCGCCGTGGGCGCCGCGCTCGCCAAGCGCCCCTACCGGGAGCTGGTCACCGCCTCCAAGCCGCTGCCGCTCCTCGTCGAGCGCAGGCGGGCCCTCTTCGGGTCCTGGTACGAGATGTTCCCGCGCTCCGAGGGCGCGGTGCTGGAGCCCGGCGAGGCTCCGGTCAGCGGCACCTTCAGGACCGCCGCGGAGCGGCTGCCCGCGATCGCCGCGATGGGCTTCGACGTGGTGTACCTGCCGCCCGTCCACCCGATCGGCAGCACCTACCGCAAAGGTCCCAACAACACTCTTTCTGCGGGAAGTTGGGATCCCGGGGTGCCCTGGGCCATCGGCTCCACCGAGGGCGGCCACGAGGCGGTCCACCCGGAGCTGGGCACCATCGAGGACTTCGACGCCTTCGTCGCGCGGGCCCGCGAACTGGGCATGGAGATCGCGCTCGACTTCGCGCTGCAGTGCTCCCCCGACCACCCCTGGGTGGAGAAGCACCCGGAGTGGTTCCGCCACCGCGCCGACGGGACGATCGCGTACGCCGAGAACCCGCCGAAGAAGTACCAGGACATCTATCCGGTCCACTTCGACACCGACATGGCCGGCATCGTCGAGGAGACCTGCCGGATCCTGCGGCACTGGATGGACCACGGCGTGCGCATCTTCCGGGTCGACAACCCGCACACCAAGCCGGTCGTCTTCTGGCAGAAGGTGATCGCGGACATCAACAAGTCCGACCCGGACGTGATCTTCCTGGCGGAGGCCTTCACCCGGCCCGCGATGATGCGCGCGCTCGCCGCCGTCGGCTTCCAGCAGTCGTACACCTACTTCACCTGGCGCAACACCAAGGCCGAGCTGACGGAGTACCTGACGGAGCTCTCCGCCGGCCCCTCCGCCTCGGTGATGCGGCCGAACTTCTTCGTCAACACGCCTGACATCCTCCATGCGTACCTGCAGAAGGGCGGCCGTCCCGCCTTCGAGGTGCGCGCCGTCCTCGCCGCGACCCTGTCCCCCACCTGGGGGATCTACTCCGGCTACGAGCTCTGCGAGAACACCCCGCTGCGCGAGGGCAGCGAGGAGTACCTGAACTCCGAGAAGTACGAGTTCCGGCCACGCGACTGGGCCGCCGCCGACCGTGAAGGCCGCACCATCGCCCCGCTGATCACCACCCTGAACCGGCTGCGCCGGCGCAACCCCGCGCTGCAGCAGCTGCGCGACCTCCACTTCCACTCGACCGACAACGAACAGGTGATCGCCTATTCGAAGCACGCGGGCGCCAATTCCGTACTGGTGGTCGTCAACCTCGATCCGCACCACACCCAGGAGGCGACGGTGTCGTTGGACATGCCGGTACTCGGCCTCGACTGGCACGGGTCCCTCGCGGTGCGCGACGAGCTCACCGGCGAGACCTATCACTGGGGCAGGGCGAACTACGTGCGCCTAGAGCCGGGCCGCACGCCCGCGCACGTACTGACCGCTCTGCGACCGTCCCCGCCCACCGGAGGGTCACCCACCACATGATGATCAACGATCCCGTCCACGACACCTTCGAGGACACCCCCGCCAAGGACCGCGATCCCGACTGGTTCAAGCGGGCCGTCTTCTACGAGGTCCTCGTCCGCTCCTTCCACGACAGCAACGGCGACGGCGTCGGGGACCTCAGGGGCCTCACCGCCAAACTGGACTACCTCCAGTGGCTCGGCGTCGACTGCCTGTGGCTGCCGCCGTTCTTCGCCTCGCCCCTGCGCGACGGGGGCTACGACGTCTCCGACTACACCTCGGTGCTGCCCGAGTTCGGCGATCTCGCCGACTTCGTGGAGTTCGTCGACGCCGCGCACACCCGCGGCATGCGGGTGATCATCGACTTCGTCATGAACCACACCAGCGACCAGCACGAGTGGTTCCAGCAGTCGCGCAAGGACCCGGAGGGCCCCTACGGCGACTACTACATGTGGGCCGACAACGACAAGCAGTACCAGGACGCCCGGATCATCTTCGTCGACACCGAGACCTCGAACTGGACGTACGACCCGGTCCGCAAGCAGTACTACTGGCACCGCTTCTTCTCCCACCAGCCGGACCTGAACTTCGAGAACCCGGCGGTCCAGGAGGAGATCATCTCCGCCCTCCGCTTCTGGCTGGACCTGGGCATCGACGGCTTCCGCCTCGACGCCGTGCCCTACCTGTACGCCGAGGAGGGCACCAACTGCGAGAACCTCCCGCGCACCCACCAGCTGCTCAAGAGGGTCCGGGCCGAGATCGACGCGCACTACCCGGACACGGTGCTGCTCGCCGAGGCCAACCAGTGGCCCGAGGACGTCGTCGACTACTTCGGGGACTTCACCAAGGGCGGGGACGAGTGCCACATGGCGTTCCACTTCCCCGTCATGCCGCGCATCTTCATGGCCGTGCGAAGAGAGTCCCGCTACCCGGTCTCCGAGATCCTGGCCAAGACCCCGGCCATCCCGAAGAACTGCCAGTGGGGGATCTTCCTGCGCAACCACGACGAGCTCACGCTCGAAATGGTCACGGACGAAGAGCGCGACTACATGTACGCCGAGTACGCCAAGGACCCGCGGATGCGGGCCAACATCGGCATCCGGCGCCGGCTCGCCCCGCTGCTGGACAACGACCGCAACCAGATGGAGCTGTTCACCGCCCTGCTGCTGTCGCTGCCCGGCTCGCCGGTGCTCTACTACGGCGACGAGATCGGCATGGGCGACAACATCTGGCTGGGCGACCGCGACGGCGTCCGGACCCCCATGCAGTGGACCCCGGACCGCAACGCCGGTTTCTCCTCGTGCGATCCGGGCAGGTTGAACCTGCCGGTCATCATGGACCCGGTCCACGGGTACCAGGTCACCAATGTCGAGGCGGCCATGGCGTCGCCCTCCTCACTGCTGCACTGGACCCGCAGGCTGATCGAGATCCGCAAGGCGAACCCGGCCTTCGGCCTCGGCTCGTACACCGAACTGCAGTCGTCCAACCCGGCGGTGCTCGCGTTCCTGCGCGAGTACGGGGACGACCTGGTGCTGTGCGTGCACAACTTCTCGCGCTTCGCGCAGCCCACCGAGCTGGACCTGCAGTCGTTCAACGGGCGGGTCCCGGTGGAGCTCACGGGCGACGTGCGCTTCCCGCCGATCGGCGAGTGGCCCTACCTGCTGACCCTGGCGGGACACGGCTTCTACTGGTTCCGGCTGCGTGCCGAACAGCGCGGTGACCGCCGCGCCGAATAGCCGGCACGGCACAGGCGGACCACGCCTCGACCAGGGGGCGGGCGGCTCGAATGGGTCAATCGCCCGCCCCTGTACGGATCATCCTGACCCGACACTCGCACATGCCGGAGAAGCAACTGCCGCGCATCCGGGACACTCTGCGCATTCTGTGACGGCCCGGGGAAAGGACGCGACGCCATGTCGGAGGCTGCATCCGCCCGGAGCCGGCTGACGGCCGACCGGGCCGCCGGGATCGCCCCGCTCGAACCGATGCTGCGGGCCTGGCTGCCCGCGCAGCGCTGGTTCGCGGGCAAGGGTCGGGCCATCAGCAGACTCACGACCGTCTCGGCGGCCGACCTGCTGCCCCCCGGGTCCACCCCCGGACTGCTGCACGTACTGCTCGACGTCGACGGGGACTGCTACCAGCTGCTGCTGGGCGTCCGCCCGTCCCTGCCGCCCGCCCTCGCGCCCGCTCTGATCGGCCACCCCGAGGAGGGCCCGTACGCGGGCCGGGCGGTCTACGAGGCGTTGGGCGACCCCCGGCTCGCGGCGATGCTGCTGGAGCGGCTGCGCTCGCCCGGCCCGCTCGGCCCGCTGCGCTTCGACCGGGACCCGGCCGCACCGGTCCCGGCCGGGCTCACGCCCAGGCCGCTGTCCGGGGAGCAGACGAATTCCTCCCTCATCTACGGAGATTCGTTCATCCTGAAGGTCTTCCGCCGGGTCGGCCCCGGCGTCAACCCGGACCTGGAGCTGCCCAGGGCGCTGGCCGCCGCCGGCTGCGCCCGGGTGCCGGCGCCCGTCGCCTGGTACGAGGCCGAGCCGCCCGGCGGGGAGCCGCTGACCCTGGGCGTGCTCCAGCCGTACCTGCGCGGCTCGGACGACGGATGGCAGCTCGCGCTGCGCCGGCTCGGCGCCGGGGAGGACTTCACCGCCGAGGCCCACGCGCTCGGCCGGGCCACCGCCGAGGTGCACAGCGCGCTCGCCACCGCCCTGCCCACCGTCGCGCTCGGGCCGGAGCAGACCGCACGGCTCGCCGCGGGGATGACCGCGCGGCTGGCCGCCACCGCCCGGGAGGTGCCGGCGCTGCGGCCGTACGAGGCCGGGCTGCGGGGCGCCTTCGACGCGCTGGCCGCCTCCCGCGGGACGGGGGTGGCCGCCCAGCGGATCCACGGCGACCTCCATCTGGGCCAGACCCTGCGCACCCTCGACGGCCGCTGGTCGTTGATCGACTTCGAGGGGGAGCCGGCCCGGCCGCTGGCCGACCGGCGCCGTCCCGAACCGGCGGTGCGCGACATCGCGGGGATACTGCGCTCCTTCGACTACGCCGCCCGCTCGCACCGGCCGTTCGCCCCGGCCTGGGCGGACGACTGCCGGGCGGCGTTCTGCGAGGGCTATGCCCGCACCACCGGCCGGGACCCGCGCGAGGATCCCGTTCTGCTGCGCGCCTACGAGACCGACAAGGCGGTGTACGAGGCCCGGTACGAGTCCCGGCACCGCCCCGACTGGCTGCACGTACCGATGGCCGCGATCCGGCGGCTCTCGGAACCCTCGCGGCCCGCCCACCGCGTGCCGCCGGTCCCGCCCGCCCTCTCCCCCCATCCGCACCCCCACCCGAAGCCCCCGAGGAGGCCGCTCGCGTGAGCGCCGCACGACAGCCGTCACCGACCGTCCGCGACGAATCCGTACCCGCCGCGGCCGCGGCCAAGAAGCCACGCACTCCCCGGGCCCGCCGCTCGGCACCTCCACGCGGGGTCCGCCCGGCCCCGCCGCTCGCCGCCGAGGAGCGGGCCCGCCTGCTGGAGGGCCGCCATCACGACCCGCACGCGGTGCTGGGCGCGCACACCCAGCGCGGCGGGGTGGCCTTCCGGGTGCTGCGCCCGCACGCCAAGGCGGTCACGGTCATCGCCAAGGGGCTGCGGGCCGAGCTGCACGACGACGGCGACGGACTGTTCTCCGGGCTGCTGCCCCTGACCGCGGTGCCGGACTACCGGTTGCTGGTGGCGTACGCCGGCGACGAGATCGAGGTCCACGACCCCTACCGGTTCCTGCCCACCCTGGGCGAACTGGACCTGCACCTGATCGGCGAGGGCCGCCACGAGCGGCTGTGGACGGCGCTGGGCGCCCAGCCCATGGAGCACCAGGGCGTGGCCGGGACCCGGTTCACGGTGTGGGCGCCGAACGCGCAGGGGGTCCGGGTCACGGGGGACTTCTGCTACTGGGACTCCGTCGCCCATCCGATGCGCTCGCTCGGATCCAGCGGCGTCTGGGAGCTCTTCCTGCCCGGGGTGGGCGCCGGGACGCTCTACAAGTTCGACATCACCCGCCCCGATGGCAGCCACACGCTGCGCGCCGACCCGATGGCCCGCTCCGCGGAGGTCCCCCCGGCGAACGCCTCGGTGGTCACCGCCTCACAGTACGCGTGGCAGGACGCGGAGTGGATGGCGCGGCGCGGCGCCCGCGCCCCGCACCAGGCCCCCTTCTCGGTGTACGAGCTGCACCTGGCGTCCTGGCGGCCCGGTCTCTCCTACCGGCAGCTCGCCGAGCAGCTCCCGGAGTACGTCAAGGAGCTGGGCTTCACGCACGTGGAGATGATGCCGGTCGCCGAGCACCCGTTCGGCGGCTCGTGGGGGTACCAGGTCACCGGCTTCTACGCGCCGACCTCGCGGATGGGCACCCCGGACGACTTCCGCTTCCTGGTGGACTCGCTGCACCGGGCGGGGATCGGTGTGATCGTCGACTGGGTGCCGGCGCACTTCCCGAGGGACGACTGGGCGCTCGCGGAGTTCGACGGGCGGCCGCTGTACGAGCACCACGACCCCCGGCGGGCCGCGCACCCGGACTGGGGGACGCTGGAGTTCGACTACGGGCGCAAGGAGGTACGCAACTTCCTCGTCGCCAACGCCGTCTACTGGTGCGAGGAGTTCCACGTGGACGGGCTGCGCGTGGACGCGGTGGCCTCGATGCTCTACCTGGACTACTCGCGCGGCGAGGGCGAATGGACGCCCAATGAGCACGGCGGCCGGGAGAACCTCGACGCGGTGGCCTTCCTCCAGGAGATGAACGCCACGGTGTACCGGCGCTGCCCGGGGGTGGTGACCATCGCGGAGGAGTCCACCGCCTGGGACGGCGTGACCCGGCCGACGGACGGCGGCGGGTTGGGCTTCGGCCTGAAGTGGAACATGGGCTGGATGCACGACACCCTGCGCTACATGTCGAAGGAGTCGGTGCACCGCAAGTACCACCACCACGACATGACCTTCGGGATGATCTACGCCTTCAGCGAGAACTACGTACTGCCGATCTCGCACGACGAGGTGGTGCACGGCAAGCGCTCGCTGGTGTCGAAGATGCCGGGGGGCGACTGGTGGCAGCAGCGGGCCGCGCATCGGGCGTACCTGGGCTTCATGTGGGCCCACCCGGGCAAGCAACTGCTCTTCATGGGCCAGGAGTTCGCCCAGGGGGCGGAGTGGTCGGAGACCCACGGGCCCGACTGGTGGCTGCTGGACTCCTCCTACCCGGCGGCCGGCGACCACCGGGGCGTGCGCGATCTGGTGCGGGACCTGAATCGGGCGTATGCGGCCACGCCGGCGCTGTGGGAGCGCGACACCGTGCCGGAGGGCTTCGCCTGGGTGGAGGCGGACGCGGCGGAGGACAACGTCTTCGCCTTCCTGCGGTACGCCCGGGACGGCTCGCAGCTGCTGGCGGTGTCCAACTTCTCGCCCGTGGTCCGGCACGGCTACCGGATCGGGGTACCGGAGGAGGTACCGGTGTGGCACGAGGTCCTCAACACCGACCGGGAGGGGTACGGCGGCAGCGGGGTGCACCACGCACAGCCGCTGCGGCCCGAGCCGGTGCCGGCGCAGGGCCGCCCGGCCAGCCTGCGGATGACGCTGCCGCCGCTGGCGACGATCTGGCTCAGGCCGTAGCCGAACCCGTCCTCCGCTTCCGGCAGGGGGCGGAGGACGGACCGTGCGCCGGCCGGCCGGCGCACGGCTCCACCGTCGCCGGAGGCGAGCAGGACGTGCTCGGGGCGGGGCCCTCGCCACCCCCGTATGCGAGGGCCCCACAGGAACCACGTACGAGGGGCGGTTCCGGTTCACATTCCGTGGAGGCCGTGTGAGGGGTATTGCGTCGCGGGGAGTTGGCTGGAACCGTACGCAGTAATGGATCTTCGAATTCCGAAGATGCACCGATTACCGGACAGTCGCCGGAAAACTCGCCAAAAGACCCCTCCTCCATAGGACGTTCCTACGAGGTATTGGCTTGTTTGTTTGGTCTGTAGGCGGCGCAGCCCGGCCACTTCTACGGTGTGCGGTGTGCACTCCAGCCCACCCTTCAATGCCCCCGCCGCGCGGCGTCTGCGTGCGGCCCTGGGCATGGCTCCCGGACATGTCGCCTACGGCCTGCGCGCCCAGTACGGACTCGTGGTCGCCCCAGAGACGGTGATGGCGTGGGAGCGCGGCGAGATATCACCGTCGTCCGCCGAGCTCACGGCGCTCGCGGGCGTCCTGTGGTGTTCGCCCGGCGAGCTGCTGGCCGAGCCGGTCACCCTGCGGGAGCACCGGATCGCGCGGGGGCTGGCGGCGGACGAACTGGCCCGGCGGATCGGCCTGGAGACGGGCTCCTACCAGAAGATGGAGGACACCGGACGCTGGAAGGGCAACGAGCGGCAGTCCGCCGCTCTCGCCACCGTGCTCGGTCTCACCCTGGCCCAGTTCGTGACGGCGACCGGCAAGCAGGAGGAGCTCGCCGGACTGCTGCGCAGCGCGGTCACCACGCGCTGGCAGGCCTACGTGAAGCCGCTCGGCAAACTGCTGCCGATCCCCAAGCACCACCTGGAGCGGGTGCTGGAGCAGTTGCACGGGGACTACCAGTCGCGGATGGTGGCGACGCTCAGCTGGGGCGGCGGTCAGGGCGAGGCCGCGAGCGGGGACGCGGGCCGCGAGTTCCTCACCGGGATCGTGGACCGCTTCTGGCAGCTCGCGGGCGGCGCGGGGTAGCACGCCCGGAGCGCCCGCGCACCGCCCGGAGCCTGGAGCAGTGGTGCGAAGGCCACGGCGGTCGAGACGCCGGCGGCGGCCGGGGCCTGGCCGGGAGGGAGCGTCAGAAGACCGATTCGGCCTCGTACATGCGGTCCTCGGGGACGGTCTTCAGCTCGGTGACCGCGTGGGCGAGCGGGGCCATGACGATGTCGGTGCCGCGCAGGGCGGTCATGTTGCCGTACTCGCCGCGGTGGACCGCCTCCACGGCGTGCCAGCCGAAGCGGGTCGCGAGGACGCGGTCATAGGCGGTGGGGGTGCCGCCGCGCTGGACGTGGCCGAGGATGACCGGGCGGGCCTCCTTGCCCAGGCGGTGCTCCAGTTCGATGGCGAGGCGGTTGCCGATGCCGGCGAAGCGCTCGTGGCCGTAGGCGTCGATCGCGCCCTTCTCGTACGGCATGGAGCCCTCGGCCGGGTGCGCGCCCTCGGCGACGCAGACGACGGCGAACTTCTTCCCTCGGGCGAAGCGTTCCTCGACCATCTTGACCAGGGCGTCCACCTCGAAGGGGCGCTCCGGCAGGCAGATCCCGTGGGCGCCGCCGGCCATCCCGGACTCCAGGGCGATCCAGCCCGCGTGACGGCCCATGACCTCGACCACCATCACGCGCTGGTGGGACTCGGCCGTGGTCTTGAGGCGGTCGATGGCCTCGGTGGCGACCATGACGGCGGTGTCGAAGCCGAAGGTGCGGTCGGTGGAGGAGATGTCGTTGTCGATGGTCTTGGGCACGCCGACGACCGGCATCCCGGCATCGGACAGCATCCGGGCCGCGGTCAGGGTGCCCTCACCGCCGATCGGGATGAGCGCGTCGATGCCGTAGCGGGTGGCCAGCTCCTGCGCGTTCTCGGCTGCCTCGTGCAGACGGGCCCGCTCCATGCGCGCCGAGCCGAGGATCGTGCCGCCGCGGGCGAGGATGCCGCTGACGGCATTGATGTCGAGGGGGCGGAAGTGGCCGTCGAGGAGGCCCTTGAAGCCGTCCTCGAAACCGATGACCTCGTCCCCGTGCCCGACCACGGCACGGTGTACGACCGACCGGATGACAGCGTTGAGGCCCGGGCAGTCTCCGCCTGCGGTGAGAACTCCGATACGCATCGTGCTGTGTCTCCTGCTCCCGTACATAAGAAGGGCGTATTGATGCCGCCTGTCCGATTGTTCCATGCTCGCGGAGTGGGGCGCGCTCCGCACCACCCGGTCCGGAGGGCCTTTGGACCCGCCGGACCGGGCCGACGTTCCGGCGGGCGCTCTATCCATTGACAGAGGTATTGTCAAGAGGGAAAGGCATCCAAACCGGGTCGATCGACCACACGAAGAGAGACGGGGAGCACGCGTGACGCGCAGCGTGTACGTGACCGGCATCGAGCGGGGGGACGGCCGGCAGGTCGTCGAACTCGGGATCATGGAGCTCCTGACCCGGCAGACCGGCCGGGTGGGCGTGTACCGGCCACTTCTCCACGATGCGCCCGACCGCCTCTTCGACCTGCTCAAGGCCCGCTACCGGATCGACCAGGACGCCTCGGCGGCCTACGGGATGGAGTACCGCGAGGCGTCGGCGATCCTGGCGGAGAAGGGCACCGACGAGCTCGTCTCGCAGCTGGTCGACCGCTACCACCGACTGGCCCGCGACTACGAGGTCGTGCTCGTCCTGGGCACCGACTACGCGGAGACCAACCTCCCCGACGAACTGGCGCTCAACGCCCGCCTCGCCAACGAACTCGGCGCGGTCGTCGTCCCCGTCGTGGGCGGCACCAACCGCCCCGCCGAGGACGTGCGCGCCGAGGCCCGCAACGCCCACCGCGCGTACGAGAGCCTGGGGTGCCATGTCGTCGCGATGGTCGTCAACCGGGTGGCCGCGGAGGACCGCGACCTGATAGCCGAGCGGCTGGCGGCCCGCCTCCCCGTGCCCTGCTACGTACTGCCGGACGACAAGTCGCTGTCCGCCCCGACCGTCGCCCAGATCACCCGGGCGCTCGGCGGCGAGGTACTCCTCGGCGACGACGCGGGCCTGGCCCGCGACGCCCTGGACTTCGTCTTCGGCGGCGCGATGCTGCCGAACTTCCTGAACGCCCTGACCCCCGGCTGCCTGGTCGTGACCCCCGGCGACCGTTCGGACCTCGTGATCGGCGCACTCGCCGCGCACACCTCGGGCACCCCGCCGATCGCCGGCGTGCTGCTCACCCTGAACGAGCGGCCGAGCAAGGACATCCTGGCGCTGGCATCGAAGCTGGCACCGGGCACGCCCGTGGTGTCCGTGGCCGGCAACAGCTTCCCGACCGCCACCGAACTCTTCTCGCTGCAGAGCCGGTTGAACTCCGCGACCCCGCGCAAGCTGGAGACCGCGCTCGGCCTCTTCGAGCGCCACGTGGACACCGGCGAGCTGCGCGGCCTGCTCTCGGTGACCCGTTCGGAGCGCGTCACGC
This window encodes:
- a CDS encoding alpha-1,4-glucan--maltose-1-phosphate maltosyltransferase, producing MIGRIPVLDVRPAVDCGARPAKAVVDEVFEVSATVFREGHDAVAAHIVLRDPRGRLRPPVPLRELAPGTDRWGARISAEVEGRWTYTVEAWSDPVGTWRAHAAIKIPAGIDTGLVLLEGAELFERAAARIPKRDGRDAVLAAAGIMRDEDLPAAERYEAALAPAVGAALAKRPYRELVTASKPLPLLVERRRALFGSWYEMFPRSEGAVLEPGEAPVSGTFRTAAERLPAIAAMGFDVVYLPPVHPIGSTYRKGPNNTLSAGSWDPGVPWAIGSTEGGHEAVHPELGTIEDFDAFVARARELGMEIALDFALQCSPDHPWVEKHPEWFRHRADGTIAYAENPPKKYQDIYPVHFDTDMAGIVEETCRILRHWMDHGVRIFRVDNPHTKPVVFWQKVIADINKSDPDVIFLAEAFTRPAMMRALAAVGFQQSYTYFTWRNTKAELTEYLTELSAGPSASVMRPNFFVNTPDILHAYLQKGGRPAFEVRAVLAATLSPTWGIYSGYELCENTPLREGSEEYLNSEKYEFRPRDWAAADREGRTIAPLITTLNRLRRRNPALQQLRDLHFHSTDNEQVIAYSKHAGANSVLVVVNLDPHHTQEATVSLDMPVLGLDWHGSLAVRDELTGETYHWGRANYVRLEPGRTPAHVLTALRPSPPTGGSPTT
- the treS gene encoding maltose alpha-D-glucosyltransferase; this encodes MMINDPVHDTFEDTPAKDRDPDWFKRAVFYEVLVRSFHDSNGDGVGDLRGLTAKLDYLQWLGVDCLWLPPFFASPLRDGGYDVSDYTSVLPEFGDLADFVEFVDAAHTRGMRVIIDFVMNHTSDQHEWFQQSRKDPEGPYGDYYMWADNDKQYQDARIIFVDTETSNWTYDPVRKQYYWHRFFSHQPDLNFENPAVQEEIISALRFWLDLGIDGFRLDAVPYLYAEEGTNCENLPRTHQLLKRVRAEIDAHYPDTVLLAEANQWPEDVVDYFGDFTKGGDECHMAFHFPVMPRIFMAVRRESRYPVSEILAKTPAIPKNCQWGIFLRNHDELTLEMVTDEERDYMYAEYAKDPRMRANIGIRRRLAPLLDNDRNQMELFTALLLSLPGSPVLYYGDEIGMGDNIWLGDRDGVRTPMQWTPDRNAGFSSCDPGRLNLPVIMDPVHGYQVTNVEAAMASPSSLLHWTRRLIEIRKANPAFGLGSYTELQSSNPAVLAFLREYGDDLVLCVHNFSRFAQPTELDLQSFNGRVPVELTGDVRFPPIGEWPYLLTLAGHGFYWFRLRAEQRGDRRAE
- a CDS encoding phosphotransferase, which gives rise to MSEAASARSRLTADRAAGIAPLEPMLRAWLPAQRWFAGKGRAISRLTTVSAADLLPPGSTPGLLHVLLDVDGDCYQLLLGVRPSLPPALAPALIGHPEEGPYAGRAVYEALGDPRLAAMLLERLRSPGPLGPLRFDRDPAAPVPAGLTPRPLSGEQTNSSLIYGDSFILKVFRRVGPGVNPDLELPRALAAAGCARVPAPVAWYEAEPPGGEPLTLGVLQPYLRGSDDGWQLALRRLGAGEDFTAEAHALGRATAEVHSALATALPTVALGPEQTARLAAGMTARLAATAREVPALRPYEAGLRGAFDALAASRGTGVAAQRIHGDLHLGQTLRTLDGRWSLIDFEGEPARPLADRRRPEPAVRDIAGILRSFDYAARSHRPFAPAWADDCRAAFCEGYARTTGRDPREDPVLLRAYETDKAVYEARYESRHRPDWLHVPMAAIRRLSEPSRPAHRVPPVPPALSPHPHPHPKPPRRPLA
- the glgB gene encoding 1,4-alpha-glucan branching enzyme; translation: MSAARQPSPTVRDESVPAAAAAKKPRTPRARRSAPPRGVRPAPPLAAEERARLLEGRHHDPHAVLGAHTQRGGVAFRVLRPHAKAVTVIAKGLRAELHDDGDGLFSGLLPLTAVPDYRLLVAYAGDEIEVHDPYRFLPTLGELDLHLIGEGRHERLWTALGAQPMEHQGVAGTRFTVWAPNAQGVRVTGDFCYWDSVAHPMRSLGSSGVWELFLPGVGAGTLYKFDITRPDGSHTLRADPMARSAEVPPANASVVTASQYAWQDAEWMARRGARAPHQAPFSVYELHLASWRPGLSYRQLAEQLPEYVKELGFTHVEMMPVAEHPFGGSWGYQVTGFYAPTSRMGTPDDFRFLVDSLHRAGIGVIVDWVPAHFPRDDWALAEFDGRPLYEHHDPRRAAHPDWGTLEFDYGRKEVRNFLVANAVYWCEEFHVDGLRVDAVASMLYLDYSRGEGEWTPNEHGGRENLDAVAFLQEMNATVYRRCPGVVTIAEESTAWDGVTRPTDGGGLGFGLKWNMGWMHDTLRYMSKESVHRKYHHHDMTFGMIYAFSENYVLPISHDEVVHGKRSLVSKMPGGDWWQQRAAHRAYLGFMWAHPGKQLLFMGQEFAQGAEWSETHGPDWWLLDSSYPAAGDHRGVRDLVRDLNRAYAATPALWERDTVPEGFAWVEADAAEDNVFAFLRYARDGSQLLAVSNFSPVVRHGYRIGVPEEVPVWHEVLNTDREGYGGSGVHHAQPLRPEPVPAQGRPASLRMTLPPLATIWLRP
- a CDS encoding helix-turn-helix domain-containing protein gives rise to the protein MAPGHVAYGLRAQYGLVVAPETVMAWERGEISPSSAELTALAGVLWCSPGELLAEPVTLREHRIARGLAADELARRIGLETGSYQKMEDTGRWKGNERQSAALATVLGLTLAQFVTATGKQEELAGLLRSAVTTRWQAYVKPLGKLLPIPKHHLERVLEQLHGDYQSRMVATLSWGGGQGEAASGDAGREFLTGIVDRFWQLAGGAG
- a CDS encoding ATP-dependent 6-phosphofructokinase is translated as MRIGVLTAGGDCPGLNAVIRSVVHRAVVGHGDEVIGFEDGFKGLLDGHFRPLDINAVSGILARGGTILGSARMERARLHEAAENAQELATRYGIDALIPIGGEGTLTAARMLSDAGMPVVGVPKTIDNDISSTDRTFGFDTAVMVATEAIDRLKTTAESHQRVMVVEVMGRHAGWIALESGMAGGAHGICLPERPFEVDALVKMVEERFARGKKFAVVCVAEGAHPAEGSMPYEKGAIDAYGHERFAGIGNRLAIELEHRLGKEARPVILGHVQRGGTPTAYDRVLATRFGWHAVEAVHRGEYGNMTALRGTDIVMAPLAHAVTELKTVPEDRMYEAESVF
- the pta gene encoding phosphate acetyltransferase is translated as MTRSVYVTGIERGDGRQVVELGIMELLTRQTGRVGVYRPLLHDAPDRLFDLLKARYRIDQDASAAYGMEYREASAILAEKGTDELVSQLVDRYHRLARDYEVVLVLGTDYAETNLPDELALNARLANELGAVVVPVVGGTNRPAEDVRAEARNAHRAYESLGCHVVAMVVNRVAAEDRDLIAERLAARLPVPCYVLPDDKSLSAPTVAQITRALGGEVLLGDDAGLARDALDFVFGGAMLPNFLNALTPGCLVVTPGDRSDLVIGALAAHTSGTPPIAGVLLTLNERPSKDILALASKLAPGTPVVSVAGNSFPTATELFSLQSRLNSATPRKLETALGLFERHVDTGELRGLLSVTRSERVTPMMFEHELLERARSGRRRVVLPEGTEERVLRAADVVLRRSVCDLTLLGDEQAILKKAGDLGIDVSGAQLIDPATSPLREGFAEYYASVRAHKGMTVELAGDVVTDVNYFGTLMVERGLADGMVSGSVHSTAATIRPAFEIIKTKPEASIVSSVFFMCLADRVLVYGDCAVNPDPNAEQLADIAVQSAATAAAFGVEPRIAMLSYSTGTSGSGADVDKVRKATEIVRERRPDLAVEGPIQYDAAVEPSVAATKLPGSEVAGRATVLIFPDLNTGNNTYKAVQRSAGAVAVGPVLQGLRKPVNDLSRGALVQDIVTTVAITAIQAQGAPGPVAGA